The proteins below are encoded in one region of Leptotrichia sp. oral taxon 218:
- a CDS encoding ABC transporter substrate-binding protein: protein MKKILLVLVSLIFALSCGNKNDAANGKTQNNSQQKAKFKIGVTQFMTHPSLDLVKKGFEDAIKQAGIDADFDEKNANGEVSTATLIANNYKADKKDLVFGIATPSAQQLANNITDIPVLFSAVTDPASAKILNSNVTGTSDKVDNVSQQLDLLLKLNPNVKKIGVLYNPSEQNSLVQIAEIQKRAKEKKLEVVLQGITNFGELAQATKNLLTQVDALYLPTDNLVVSGMQLITSEAISAKKIVVVSENSSVGIGALFTMGIDYYQLGKRTGQMAVEILNGKPVSQVPFETSKQLKLYVNEKTAKALGIDINNPLFKGAEIMGK from the coding sequence ATGAAAAAGATATTATTGGTACTTGTAAGTTTAATTTTTGCACTTTCGTGCGGAAATAAAAATGATGCCGCCAATGGAAAAACTCAAAATAATTCACAGCAAAAAGCTAAATTCAAAATTGGAGTAACTCAGTTTATGACACATCCATCGCTTGACTTGGTAAAAAAAGGATTTGAAGATGCGATAAAACAAGCTGGAATTGACGCCGACTTTGATGAAAAAAATGCAAATGGAGAAGTTTCAACTGCAACATTAATCGCAAATAACTATAAAGCTGACAAAAAAGACTTGGTATTTGGAATTGCAACTCCGTCAGCACAGCAACTTGCAAACAACATAACTGACATACCAGTTCTATTTTCTGCCGTGACAGACCCCGCTTCTGCCAAAATTCTAAATTCAAATGTGACAGGGACAAGCGACAAGGTTGACAATGTTTCGCAGCAATTAGATCTACTTTTAAAATTAAATCCAAATGTAAAAAAAATAGGAGTTTTATACAATCCGTCTGAACAAAATTCACTTGTTCAAATAGCTGAAATTCAAAAAAGAGCTAAAGAGAAAAAATTAGAAGTTGTATTACAAGGTATTACAAATTTTGGAGAATTAGCTCAAGCTACAAAAAATTTACTTACACAAGTTGACGCACTTTATTTGCCAACAGATAACTTAGTAGTTTCAGGAATGCAGCTTATCACATCAGAAGCAATAAGCGCTAAAAAAATAGTCGTAGTTTCTGAAAATTCATCAGTTGGAATTGGAGCATTATTTACAATGGGAATTGACTACTACCAATTAGGTAAAAGAACTGGACAGATGGCAGTTGAAATCTTAAACGGAAAACCTGTTTCACAAGTTCCTTTTGAAACTTCAAAACAATTAAAACTTTATGTCAACGAAAAAACTGCAAAAGCGCTTGGAATTGATATAAATAATCCTTTATTTAAAGGCGCTGAAATTATGGGTAAATAA
- a CDS encoding autotransporter-associated N-terminal domain-containing protein: MTNNLKDLKKELKSFAKRVKDFKYTDSALISFLLTGAIGTGGLSFNLFSAEDEIKEQTKQINTSIVQLRQDFKKARTENKKLLRNTNLELIQLMEQGDHVVKSPWSSWQYGINGMYNNWQGHYKGRGDKTADVKYERDKTMGKYKYNTTPNTHALYGNTTELGLKREPNAMIPVSASLKPIAPKLKAVDVSMSVDVSNLPNFIPRTVSSPKAPNVSAPSVNLNVDLTLTARSRGSWQRITAMNGNNNRGVLGNDTDNNNHNGVFEGVTIKSGTINVTRNLGSNINYQKLTYSVPGSITIKNTSPGFPVYSYNATLNGLAYGGEKSVSGLSSITEDNVNGLFQISGNSGTPSGAFLLNNADVKYVSGPDAAHTEELVHQDIHGGLQFSKVITEFNGLASSGLDLSESFKDILGMKIIEDGTAPHGGYNIFTNTGNIDISGKYATFSNSYSHDDHGRANGIIVNQGKIIHNSMESAVFIVSPDTTHNYTQQFFYNEGKLSGTGARIGDITTKANKTAMFYFANDAYRGGYEFPHSIANGFPIVSDRRIAVINKGKMTMEGDQSVGIYFNPREVTDPNVPTQFSHSLVFTNFSKALSAGKGAPGTPVQGTATSLAGTDTTVTYVGDAFWNGSSRDKINKLDINVGTNAGDGGKWADTNMADEAIVMKGNNSAGIYVPGTHNWINGAFGVELKNNGGKDSGGNSLGSAGIYSKSAIDLQAHYIHLNGSGASNGNGQNNVGVYTPGTGTANGVMVNLGIGRIKMTGGANNTGIAVENGGSVHSESDMVLDGGTNNTAIFADNKNTTSTNVQNDWEATARSISTSNTTTDNIFIFADNGARVKTHETLGGLKVQSTVSADPLSGTSTPTTGAVYAKRGAKVDISRRTTNSFTTSTDWNVDVTGKQVGKLVAGKWQAIDEYTGFGLYADGKDASNNPTKIIADNNRIKVVDGSTAVASTNGANVSLKGSTVHYEGTGYALYTDNGGTIDMSKNGTQTSRLELGGKAVGYINDTYVPNSPVNLTDATIHVSSNDVIIADLQNSDPAAGGVVTLNINNSPLGSGSLQDQTLGTGITVTNDPAATQYKYASVDNGVLNINASLDRGLTTPAGNSDSEVFSKRLLYQNSIVNVASTGGVKANLNTAQVHDIDSSWKSPIGIALSASSKSTTNNTTQINNDGKIEVNRTDTGAGGVGLYVNYGKIHNQSNGVVEVETTNKNTGAVGIFGTNSTPIVNDGTVTVGGKKSFGILGLSYRLDNAGAIVDPSSEPFKTATTPFGTVDVTNNKTITMSDDSAIGIYVLNNSSKTTVPVTKGDVKATNSSTGTITINGNNSSVGMGANNGTLTNDGKITVNGTKSAGMYGTNESDLINNGEINVAATSAKNESIGMYIDDQKSTIANTGKINVGKSSYGIFGKKVDMTSGEINVDDNGVGVYSTGPAVNLTGGKINVANNNAVGVYIADDATNPQPTTVTGNVDMKVGDTDSFGYLITAKNAKTDLTTHAPNDVHIGEKSVYIYSGAPKALGGKIENYSNIVTDKNNGYGIYSSQDSINYGNIDLRSGDGNIGIYSTQGVGKNYGTITVGTSNIANKQYGIGMATGYYDETKKATSNVGMIENYGTINVSQENSVGMYAVGKGSTAINRGTINLDGKNTTGMYIDRDAVGENYGVIQTTPTANGTGIKGVVVTNGGIIKNYGTINVAGNKNMGVYVYKGSDGAATYEEYKSNTSTRPFIEGTATDQKVTGSAVVKVPPASLPSAVSISVNGVEVTPVKVNTSVPEPKAPEVTITDLTGVTTLNLATEQMDHEHTHSNAEISSLGMYVDTSGINYTKPIQGLSNLYGLTDIDLIMGTEVTKYLNAKAIQIGDNILKPYNDALAGVVSSGVTLNVNSASLTWIAQPVESGNISAPIKTVYMVKIPYTDFASENDTDTAHFLDGLEQRYGVEDIHSREKQIFNKLNSLGKGENHIFAQAVNEMKGYEYSNTQMRINSTGNALDKEFKYLHDEWRNPSKQNNKIKVFGQKDEFNTDTAGVIDYDSNAYGVAYVHEDEAVTLGNSTGWYAGAVSNRFKFKDLGKSAEQQSMIKAGLFKTMSPVKDHNGSLRWTIAGDVFGGVNNMHRKFWVVDDVFESKADYYSYGAALKTDLGYDIRLSERTHLRPYGALKMEYGRFSSAKEDRGQMNLEVKGNDYFSVKPEVGAEFKYVQPLAVRTQLSVGLSAAYENELGKLNRLNQARVRYTTADWYNLRNEKEDRHGNGKFDLNLGIDNTRFGVTVNAGYDTKGENIRGGLGFRLIY; this comes from the coding sequence ATGACAAATAATTTAAAAGATTTGAAAAAAGAATTAAAATCTTTTGCTAAAAGAGTAAAAGACTTTAAATATACAGATTCAGCGCTTATTTCGTTTTTATTGACGGGAGCGATAGGAACAGGAGGACTTTCTTTTAATCTTTTTTCGGCTGAAGATGAGATAAAAGAACAGACAAAACAGATAAACACATCAATTGTGCAGCTAAGACAAGATTTTAAAAAAGCCAGAACTGAAAATAAAAAACTTCTTCGTAACACAAATTTGGAGTTAATTCAGTTAATGGAACAAGGAGATCATGTAGTAAAATCTCCATGGAGCAGCTGGCAATACGGAATAAACGGAATGTACAACAATTGGCAAGGTCACTACAAAGGTCGTGGAGATAAAACGGCTGATGTGAAATATGAAAGAGATAAGACAATGGGGAAATATAAATATAATACGACTCCAAATACACATGCTCTTTACGGAAATACGACAGAACTTGGATTGAAGAGAGAGCCAAATGCGATGATACCGGTGTCGGCTTCGCTTAAACCAATTGCACCGAAGTTGAAGGCGGTAGATGTTTCAATGTCTGTAGATGTTAGCAATCTACCTAATTTTATTCCTAGAACAGTTAGTTCTCCAAAAGCACCTAATGTCAGTGCTCCATCTGTTAATTTGAATGTTGATTTAACATTAACTGCTAGATCAAGAGGAAGCTGGCAACGGATTACTGCAATGAATGGTAATAATAATAGAGGAGTATTAGGAAATGATACAGATAATAATAATCATAATGGAGTATTTGAAGGGGTTACTATTAAAAGTGGAACAATAAATGTTACAAGAAATTTAGGAAGCAATATAAATTATCAAAAATTAACTTATAGTGTACCTGGTAGCATAACTATAAAAAATACTTCTCCAGGTTTTCCTGTGTATTCATATAATGCTACATTAAATGGATTAGCATATGGTGGTGAAAAATCAGTTTCTGGACTATCTTCAATAACAGAAGATAATGTGAATGGTTTGTTTCAAATTTCTGGTAATTCTGGTACACCTAGTGGTGCATTTCTTTTAAATAATGCGGATGTGAAATATGTTAGTGGTCCTGATGCTGCACATACCGAGGAACTTGTGCATCAAGATATACATGGTGGACTGCAATTTAGTAAAGTGATTACTGAGTTTAATGGTTTAGCTTCCTCAGGACTTGATTTAAGTGAAAGTTTTAAAGATATTTTAGGTATGAAAATAATAGAAGATGGAACGGCTCCGCATGGAGGATATAATATTTTTACGAATACAGGAAATATTGATATAAGCGGTAAATATGCTACTTTTTCAAATAGTTATTCGCATGATGATCATGGAAGAGCAAATGGAATAATTGTAAATCAAGGAAAAATAATTCATAATTCTATGGAAAGTGCTGTATTTATTGTTTCGCCTGACACTACTCATAATTATACACAGCAATTCTTTTATAATGAAGGTAAATTATCTGGGACTGGTGCTAGAATAGGTGATATAACTACAAAAGCAAACAAAACAGCAATGTTTTATTTTGCAAATGATGCATATCGTGGTGGCTATGAATTTCCTCATTCTATTGCTAATGGTTTTCCTATTGTTTCCGATAGACGGATAGCAGTGATAAATAAAGGTAAAATGACTATGGAAGGAGATCAAAGTGTAGGTATTTATTTTAATCCAAGAGAGGTTACTGATCCTAATGTTCCAACTCAATTTTCTCACTCATTAGTTTTTACTAATTTTTCTAAAGCTTTGTCAGCAGGAAAAGGAGCGCCTGGAACTCCAGTACAAGGTACAGCTACCAGTTTAGCTGGTACTGACACAACTGTAACATATGTAGGTGATGCTTTTTGGAATGGCAGTAGTAGAGATAAGATTAATAAACTTGATATAAATGTTGGAACAAATGCAGGTGATGGTGGAAAATGGGCAGATACGAATATGGCAGATGAAGCCATTGTAATGAAAGGTAATAATAGTGCCGGTATCTATGTTCCTGGAACACATAACTGGATAAATGGGGCCTTTGGAGTTGAACTAAAAAATAATGGTGGAAAAGATAGTGGTGGAAACTCATTAGGTTCAGCAGGAATTTATTCAAAATCGGCAATTGACTTACAAGCTCATTATATTCACTTGAATGGAAGTGGTGCAAGTAACGGTAATGGTCAAAATAATGTGGGAGTTTATACGCCAGGAACTGGAACTGCAAATGGTGTAATGGTAAATTTAGGAATTGGTAGAATTAAGATGACTGGTGGTGCAAATAACACAGGAATAGCAGTTGAAAATGGTGGTTCTGTCCATTCAGAAAGTGATATGGTACTTGATGGTGGTACTAATAATACAGCTATTTTTGCTGATAATAAAAATACAACTAGTACAAATGTTCAAAATGATTGGGAAGCAACAGCAAGAAGTATTTCAACAAGCAATACGACAACAGATAATATATTTATTTTTGCAGATAATGGAGCAAGAGTTAAAACTCATGAAACTCTAGGTGGATTGAAAGTTCAAAGTACTGTTTCAGCTGATCCATTAAGTGGTACTTCTACGCCTACGACAGGAGCAGTTTACGCTAAAAGAGGTGCGAAAGTTGATATTTCAAGAAGAACAACAAATTCATTTACAACTTCGACAGATTGGAATGTTGATGTTACTGGTAAACAAGTAGGTAAACTTGTGGCTGGAAAATGGCAAGCTATCGATGAATATACAGGATTTGGATTATATGCTGATGGAAAAGATGCTTCAAATAATCCAACTAAAATAATAGCGGATAATAATAGAATTAAAGTTGTAGATGGTTCAACAGCGGTAGCTTCGACTAATGGAGCAAATGTTTCATTAAAAGGAAGTACAGTACATTATGAAGGTACAGGATATGCGCTTTATACCGATAATGGCGGTACAATTGATATGAGTAAAAATGGAACACAAACTTCAAGACTTGAATTAGGTGGAAAAGCAGTAGGTTACATTAATGATACATATGTTCCTAATAGTCCTGTAAACTTAACAGATGCCACTATTCATGTTTCTTCAAATGATGTAATAATTGCTGATTTGCAAAATAGTGATCCAGCAGCGGGAGGAGTTGTTACATTAAATATTAATAACTCTCCATTAGGTTCAGGTTCATTGCAAGATCAGACATTAGGTACTGGAATAACTGTAACTAATGATCCGGCAGCAACACAATATAAGTATGCTTCAGTTGACAACGGAGTTTTAAATATTAATGCTTCATTAGACAGAGGATTAACAACACCAGCTGGAAATAGTGACAGTGAAGTATTTAGTAAAAGATTGCTTTATCAAAATTCAATTGTTAATGTAGCGTCAACAGGTGGAGTTAAAGCTAACTTAAATACAGCACAAGTTCATGACATTGATTCTAGCTGGAAATCTCCAATTGGAATAGCACTAAGTGCAAGTAGTAAAAGTACAACTAACAATACTACACAAATTAATAACGATGGTAAAATTGAAGTAAATAGAACTGATACAGGTGCTGGTGGAGTTGGACTTTATGTAAATTATGGTAAAATCCACAATCAGTCTAATGGAGTTGTAGAAGTTGAAACAACTAATAAAAATACAGGAGCAGTTGGAATTTTCGGAACAAATAGCACACCAATTGTAAATGATGGAACTGTGACAGTTGGCGGTAAAAAATCATTCGGTATTTTAGGACTTTCTTACAGACTTGATAATGCAGGAGCAATTGTAGATCCTTCGTCAGAACCATTTAAAACAGCTACAACGCCTTTTGGAACAGTTGATGTGACAAATAATAAAACTATCACTATGAGTGATGATTCAGCAATTGGAATTTATGTTTTAAATAACAGTAGCAAAACAACAGTTCCAGTGACAAAAGGAGATGTAAAAGCGACAAATAGTTCAACTGGAACAATTACGATAAATGGAAATAATAGCTCAGTTGGAATGGGAGCAAATAATGGAACTTTAACAAATGATGGTAAAATCACTGTAAATGGAACAAAATCAGCTGGAATGTACGGAACAAACGAATCTGACTTAATAAACAACGGAGAAATCAATGTTGCAGCTACATCCGCTAAAAACGAGTCAATTGGAATGTACATCGACGACCAAAAATCTACAATTGCAAATACAGGAAAAATAAATGTCGGAAAATCTTCTTATGGAATTTTTGGGAAAAAAGTTGATATGACAAGTGGAGAAATTAATGTTGATGACAATGGAGTTGGAGTTTACTCAACTGGTCCTGCTGTAAATCTAACAGGTGGAAAAATTAATGTGGCAAACAATAACGCCGTTGGAGTTTACATCGCTGATGATGCGACTAATCCACAACCTACAACAGTTACAGGAAATGTGGATATGAAAGTTGGAGATACGGATTCATTTGGATATTTGATAACAGCTAAGAATGCCAAGACTGATTTGACAACACATGCGCCAAACGATGTTCACATTGGAGAAAAATCTGTATATATTTATTCAGGAGCGCCAAAAGCGTTGGGTGGAAAAATTGAAAACTACTCTAATATTGTGACTGATAAAAATAACGGATATGGAATTTATTCATCGCAGGATTCAATAAATTATGGAAATATTGACTTGAGATCTGGAGATGGGAATATAGGAATTTACTCAACGCAGGGAGTTGGGAAAAACTATGGAACGATTACAGTTGGGACAAGTAATATAGCTAATAAACAATATGGAATTGGAATGGCGACTGGGTATTATGATGAAACTAAAAAAGCAACATCAAATGTAGGAATGATTGAAAATTATGGAACGATAAATGTTTCTCAGGAAAACAGTGTTGGAATGTATGCCGTTGGAAAAGGATCAACTGCGATTAATAGGGGAACTATTAACCTTGATGGGAAAAATACGACTGGAATGTACATTGACAGAGATGCGGTTGGAGAAAACTACGGAGTAATTCAGACTACACCGACAGCAAATGGAACAGGAATAAAAGGTGTAGTTGTGACAAATGGCGGAATTATTAAAAACTATGGAACGATAAATGTTGCTGGAAATAAGAATATGGGAGTTTATGTGTATAAAGGTTCAGATGGAGCTGCCACTTATGAAGAGTATAAATCTAATACTTCAACAAGACCATTTATTGAAGGAACTGCAACTGACCAGAAAGTGACAGGAAGTGCAGTAGTAAAAGTTCCACCAGCATCATTGCCAAGCGCAGTTTCAATATCAGTAAATGGAGTGGAAGTTACGCCAGTAAAAGTTAATACAAGTGTTCCAGAACCAAAAGCGCCAGAAGTAACTATCACTGACTTAACAGGAGTAACCACATTAAACTTGGCAACAGAGCAGATGGATCACGAACATACACACTCAAATGCTGAAATTTCAAGTCTTGGAATGTATGTAGATACATCAGGAATAAATTACACAAAACCAATTCAAGGATTGAGCAATTTATATGGACTTACTGATATTGACTTGATAATGGGAACAGAAGTAACAAAATACTTAAATGCCAAAGCAATACAGATAGGAGACAACATATTGAAGCCGTATAATGATGCGTTGGCAGGCGTTGTGTCTTCAGGAGTTACATTAAATGTAAATTCAGCTAGTTTGACTTGGATAGCGCAGCCAGTTGAGTCAGGAAATATATCAGCACCGATAAAAACTGTGTATATGGTAAAAATTCCTTATACTGACTTTGCGAGTGAAAATGATACGGATACAGCACATTTCTTGGATGGACTTGAACAGAGATATGGAGTTGAAGATATTCATTCGAGAGAAAAACAGATTTTCAACAAACTTAATAGCTTAGGAAAAGGGGAAAATCATATATTTGCACAAGCTGTAAATGAAATGAAAGGTTATGAGTATTCAAATACGCAGATGAGAATTAATTCGACTGGAAATGCTCTGGATAAAGAGTTCAAATATTTGCACGACGAATGGAGAAATCCTTCTAAACAGAATAACAAGATAAAAGTGTTTGGACAGAAAGACGAATTTAATACAGATACTGCAGGAGTAATTGACTATGACAGCAATGCTTACGGAGTGGCTTATGTTCACGAAGATGAAGCAGTTACGCTTGGAAATTCAACTGGATGGTATGCTGGAGCAGTTTCAAACAGATTTAAGTTTAAAGATTTAGGAAAATCAGCTGAACAGCAGTCAATGATTAAAGCAGGACTGTTTAAGACAATGTCGCCAGTAAAAGACCACAACGGAAGTTTAAGATGGACAATTGCAGGAGATGTGTTTGGCGGAGTAAATAATATGCACCGTAAATTCTGGGTTGTAGACGATGTGTTTGAATCAAAAGCTGACTACTACAGCTATGGAGCGGCACTAAAAACAGATTTAGGTTATGACATAAGATTGTCTGAAAGAACGCATCTAAGACCTTATGGAGCGTTAAAGATGGAATATGGAAGATTCTCAAGCGCAAAAGAAGACAGAGGTCAGATGAACTTGGAAGTAAAAGGAAACGACTACTTCTCAGTTAAACCAGAAGTTGGAGCAGAGTTTAAGTATGTTCAGCCATTAGCGGTTAGAACTCAGTTGTCGGTTGGACTTTCAGCTGCATATGAAAATGAACTTGGAAAACTTAATAGACTTAATCAGGCAAGAGTTCGTTATACGACAGCAGACTGGTATAACTTGAGAAATGAGAAAGAAGACAGACACGGAAATGGTAAGTTTGATTTGAATTTGGGAATTGACAATACTAGATTTGGAGTGACAGTAAACGCAGGATATGACACTAAAGGAGAAAATATTAGAGGTGGACTTGGATTTAGATTGATTTACTAA
- a CDS encoding ABC transporter permease, whose product MNELVIFLQSLPEAFKIGFIYSIMVMGVYLTYKILDFPDMSVDGTFPLGGFIFAAFSLSSKGFFGITSPVMGLILAVIGGMIAGLITGALHVYLKINGLLAGILVMTGLYSINSRIVGMPNVFISPERSIYEIVSFEKNFIPFIIILVILLILKGFYDYKIKANKYMFVSMGVYIVSTIALIVYVALTKDVKLMLTVIIAFVIKMIIDYILTSKFGFALRALGNNEQLVISLGVNQKRLKIFGLMISNGVVALSGALFAQNLKVADLQSGVGTIVIGLAAIILGLGVLKKSQLINEISIVTIGSLMYYFIINLALMSNSWTKSLFQAIKLPDGLIQILEIKPTDVKIITAIILTIILWHEFAKKAKKGKKKLKKESGR is encoded by the coding sequence ATGAATGAATTAGTAATTTTCTTACAGAGCTTGCCAGAAGCTTTTAAGATAGGATTTATATATTCGATAATGGTAATGGGAGTCTATTTGACTTATAAAATACTTGATTTTCCAGATATGTCAGTTGACGGAACCTTTCCACTTGGAGGATTTATCTTTGCGGCATTTTCCCTTTCATCAAAAGGATTTTTTGGAATAACAAGTCCAGTTATGGGACTTATTTTAGCTGTTATTGGTGGAATGATAGCTGGACTTATTACAGGAGCGCTACATGTGTATTTAAAAATCAATGGACTTCTTGCGGGAATTCTTGTAATGACTGGACTTTACAGTATAAATTCCAGAATTGTCGGAATGCCAAATGTGTTTATTTCACCAGAGAGAAGTATTTACGAAATAGTGTCATTTGAAAAAAACTTTATTCCGTTTATAATAATATTAGTAATTTTATTAATTTTAAAAGGATTTTACGATTATAAAATCAAAGCAAATAAATATATGTTTGTGAGTATGGGAGTTTACATAGTTTCAACAATTGCATTAATTGTCTATGTTGCACTTACAAAAGATGTAAAACTTATGCTAACTGTTATAATCGCTTTTGTCATAAAAATGATAATTGATTATATTTTAACTTCAAAATTCGGATTTGCGTTAAGAGCACTGGGAAATAACGAACAGCTTGTAATCAGTTTGGGAGTCAATCAGAAAAGATTAAAAATATTTGGACTTATGATTTCAAATGGAGTTGTCGCACTATCTGGAGCACTTTTTGCACAAAACTTAAAAGTTGCGGATTTACAATCTGGGGTTGGAACAATCGTAATCGGTCTTGCTGCAATAATTTTAGGACTTGGAGTATTAAAAAAATCACAACTGATAAACGAAATTTCAATTGTTACAATAGGTTCACTTATGTACTATTTCATAATAAATTTGGCACTTATGTCAAACAGCTGGACAAAATCACTATTTCAAGCAATCAAATTGCCAGACGGCTTAATCCAAATTTTGGAAATCAAGCCAACTGATGTAAAAATTATTACAGCTATAATTTTGACAATAATTTTATGGCATGAATTTGCAAAGAAAGCCAAAAAAGGTAAGAAAAAATTGAAAAAAGAAAGTGGAAGATAA
- a CDS encoding ABC transporter ATP-binding protein — protein MIEIKDLHKTFFSELGTEKKVFRGLDFTINDGDFITVIGSNGAGKSTLLNVLNGQVIPDAGEIILNGQNITSIEQHKRARWISQVYQNPTMGTAPSMTVLENLSMAKNKGKRFNFTFGLDTKNIDFYKGQLADIGLGLEKQLHTQVGLLSGGQRQCLSLIMATLNRPDILLLDEHTAALDPETSNKILEKTKEIIEKNNITSLMITHNMQDAITYGNRLIMLHAGEVIFDIKGAEKQKLTVEKLLEMFKTKDAKLSDKDVF, from the coding sequence ATGATAGAAATAAAAGATTTACATAAAACATTTTTTTCAGAACTTGGAACAGAAAAAAAAGTTTTTAGAGGACTGGATTTTACGATAAATGATGGAGATTTTATAACAGTTATTGGAAGTAACGGTGCAGGAAAATCGACTTTATTAAATGTTCTAAATGGACAAGTGATACCTGACGCAGGAGAAATTATTTTAAATGGACAAAATATAACATCTATAGAACAGCACAAAAGAGCTAGATGGATTTCTCAAGTTTATCAAAATCCAACAATGGGAACAGCGCCTTCAATGACCGTTTTAGAAAATTTGTCAATGGCAAAAAACAAAGGAAAAAGATTTAATTTTACATTCGGACTTGACACAAAAAACATTGATTTTTACAAAGGACAATTAGCCGACATCGGTTTAGGTCTTGAAAAGCAGCTACACACCCAAGTAGGACTTCTATCTGGTGGACAAAGACAGTGTTTATCGCTTATAATGGCAACACTAAACCGTCCAGACATACTTTTATTAGACGAACATACAGCAGCACTTGACCCAGAAACTTCCAATAAAATTTTGGAAAAGACAAAGGAAATTATCGAAAAAAATAATATCACAAGTCTTATGATAACTCACAACATGCAAGATGCGATAACTTATGGAAATCGTCTTATTATGCTTCACGCAGGAGAAGTTATTTTCGACATAAAAGGTGCTGAAAAGCAAAAACTTACTGTTGAAAAACTACTAGAAATGTTTAAGACAAAAGACGCAAAATTGTCAGATAAAGATGTGTTTTAA
- a CDS encoding ABC transporter substrate-binding protein — protein MKKLLILFTVLTFMVIGCGNSSESGNKANEKTGSSKKFKIGITQIASHPALDNARKGFEDAFKEAGVDADFDEKNANGETANANLIANNFASSKVDLIYAIATSTAQTAVQSTSSIPIVFAAITDPKSAGILKPNVTGVSDRMDVAEQMKLLKRLDGKIKSVGVIYNSSEPNSKVQVEDLKKAAAPLGLTIVEKSVTQANEIPQTVDNLTREADAIYLPTDNLVASVANLITEKATNAKKIVFGAEAAHVEKGALITQGVSYYEIGKEAGKMAIDILKNGKKPSEIQFKQMPLSEIVINEKTLAALNINLPQDIKSKAKMVK, from the coding sequence ATGAAAAAATTGTTAATTTTGTTTACCGTTTTGACATTTATGGTTATCGGTTGCGGTAATTCATCAGAAAGCGGAAACAAAGCGAATGAAAAAACTGGTAGTTCCAAAAAATTTAAGATAGGAATTACACAAATTGCGTCACACCCGGCGCTAGATAATGCGAGAAAAGGATTTGAAGATGCCTTTAAAGAAGCTGGAGTCGATGCAGATTTTGATGAAAAAAATGCAAACGGAGAAACTGCAAACGCAAATCTTATTGCAAATAACTTTGCCAGTTCAAAAGTTGACTTAATTTACGCAATAGCGACAAGTACAGCACAAACCGCAGTTCAGTCAACAAGTTCTATACCAATTGTTTTTGCAGCAATTACAGATCCAAAATCAGCTGGAATTTTAAAACCAAATGTAACTGGTGTCAGTGACAGAATGGATGTAGCTGAACAAATGAAACTGCTAAAAAGATTGGATGGCAAAATCAAATCAGTTGGTGTAATTTACAATTCATCTGAGCCAAATTCAAAAGTTCAAGTGGAAGACTTAAAAAAAGCAGCAGCGCCACTAGGACTTACAATTGTTGAAAAAAGTGTAACTCAAGCAAATGAAATTCCACAGACAGTTGACAATTTGACAAGAGAAGCCGATGCAATCTATTTACCGACAGACAACTTGGTCGCTTCAGTTGCAAATTTAATTACAGAAAAAGCTACAAATGCTAAGAAAATAGTATTTGGAGCGGAAGCCGCTCATGTAGAAAAAGGAGCTTTGATAACTCAGGGAGTAAGTTATTACGAAATCGGAAAAGAAGCTGGAAAAATGGCAATTGATATTTTGAAAAATGGTAAAAAGCCAAGTGAAATTCAGTTTAAGCAAATGCCATTAAGTGAAATCGTTATTAATGAAAAAACACTTGCAGCGCTAAATATTAACTTGCCACAAGATATTAAAAGTAAAGCAAAAATGGTAAAATAA